A window of Oryza glaberrima chromosome 2, OglaRS2, whole genome shotgun sequence genomic DNA:
CTTTTTATTACGGAAAATccccattaattaattaatctctatGCCATGTCCCCGACTCAAGTCCAAACTCCCACCCCCGCTCACAGTTGCGCTCGACGCCGTCGCGCGCGCTGCATGCCATCCATGGCCACCGCAGCGCGCTCTCCTcgtgggcgcgcgcggcgccttGCTTAGCTAAGCTTCACACATCTCCCCCCACCCCTGCCACGCGTGGTCGCGCGCTCGCTGACGTAGCAGATCGcgcccggccggcggcgggcggcgcaggGGAGGAGATGACGATGGTCCggcaggcggaggcggtgggggtgggggtgggggtggagccGTCGTCTGCCCTGGGACGGAagcgctccgcctccgcctcgtcgaggccgacgacggcgcgcgggcgcggcgcgttCGGCGTGAGGAGCGTGGTGTTCTCCGTCGGCGGGATGTCTTcctcggcgaggcggcggctggcggcgcggcTCAGGTCGGAGCTCGCGGGCGTCCGCGCGCTCCTCGCGAAGGCGGCGGGGTTCTTGGCCCCCGAGGGCGCGGCTCcttccgcgtcgccgccggcggcggctccctgcGGCGGGGGGAGGAAGGATGGACGGTTCTTGGCCGCCGCCGGGATCCGATCCGGTGGTGCACCGGCGGTGGACGCTGGCGGCGAGAATtccgggaggaagaggaaggttTCGTTTCTCTTGGAGCGGACAGACGACGCGCCGATGGAGATGGCGCCGGATGGGAGGACGCGGCTCGCCGCTCGCCCTGCGtcgctctcgccgtcgccgccgccgccgccgccgcgacagcGCCAAGCAGCAGATGGCAAGATCGGcgtcgaggaggaagaggacgtCGACATCTGCGGCGGCGCCTCCCCGTTGGCAACCGCGCCGATGTCTCCTCTCTTCCCTGACGTCGATCTCAGCGAGCTCGTCGGTGCAACCGGAGCGAAGCTGCTCTCGCCGCTGCAACGCAAGTACATtgcgctcgccgacgccgagcgcGCCGATGCACGCGGCGGCGCCTCCACCGTCGCGCCGCCGGCattgtctcctctcctcccagcTGGATACAGCGAGCTCGTCGGTGCAACCGGAGTCGACCTTctctcgccgctgccgcgcgaaCACGTCGCGCTCGCCGATCGCGCCGACGCCCTTGGTCTCGGTCTCGTCGTCTCCGCcaccgcgacgacgacgtcgccgtctcTGCCTCCTGGTTTCGCTGAACTCGCCATCGCCGATGCAGGTGGAACCAAAAtgctgtcgccgctgccgcgcaaATACGTCGCGCtcgccgagcgcggcggcgtcgcctccACCGCGACGACATTGCCTTCCCTCGATGAGCTCGCCGACGCAACCGGGGTCAAAATGCTGTCGCCGTTGCCGCGCAAGTACGTCGCGCTCGCcgaggaagaggacgacgagTACGTCGACATCTGCGGCGACGCCTCCCCAGTGGTGCTACACAAGAATCATGGCGAGATCATcatcagcaacagcagcagcagcagcccaaGCAGCGACTCTGACTCGGACTCAAAcagcagctccagctccagctccagcagcagcagcgattCGGACTCCGAcgagagcgccgccgcggctacACATGCGCCGGCGATCCCCACCAATGCGTGCGTCAGTTCCGCGCaaccgtcgtcggcggcgcctgCAGCGCCGGAGGTAGCACAGAGCGCTaaaaaacaagaagagaagCTCCCGGACCAGcgcaccgccgcagccgccgccgccgccgtcgtcgcgacggcgccgccgaagcCACTGACCGACCTGATCACCAGAGCCCAGGgagccgcggcgaggcggcggcaggacGAGAAGGCGCAGGCGAGGGAGAAGGCCCGTCAAGAACTGCGCGAGATGGAGAGGACGACAGCGCCCGCCATGGCCAGCAACTTCATACACCCGCTGGACATGAAgctgctcggcctcgccgccgtcgagcacaTGGTgagcgccgacgaggaggctcGCTGCAGGGCGCTTCGCTCCGCCGCGCCCAGCCTTCTGGAGAAGCTCGGGCTCTTCCTGAAGGCCGATGACGGTGGCGACAAggtgcagcggcagcagcagccgagcttcgtcgccggcgacgatgacgacgtcgAGGAAGGTGAGATTCGGTAGCGCCGCGCCAGGAAGAAGACATGATTGATTTGAATGTATGTGTGTGGCTCCAGATATGTGCCGGGAAAACACTATCGGTTTCTCCAgagagaacttttttttttttgagggataTGAAATCACCAAATTCGATTAACATTTGGGACAAAAGTGCATTGAAAAGTTCAAACAGATTTTGATTGTTTGAACGAATTTTGGgaaggccaaaaaaaaaaaaaaaggaatcacCAAGCGTGGATTTTGTATCGGCGGCAGGTTAGCACAGTTGGACAGGCCTGATCCTGCTCGGCCCGTGGGCCTTGTTGTGTGGGCCAGAGGTTGCAGCGTTTGATCACCATTTACCtgagaaataagttcactttgattcCCCTTAAACTAGTATCCCTAAACCATAATATCAGATACGtgtaactattaaaaccggtgcaatttaactTACTCAGTGGTTTTGGAGGATGGTTTCGTTGACGTAATGTCTATGTGGCGGTGTTAACATGATCTTCGTTCAATGTGGCAATGACGATTCATATGGCAAAATAAATGGGACCCTAGTCGCTAGGTCGCTTCGGCGGCTGGGGCGTGAACGGCGAGGTGGACGCCACCGGATTGAGGCAGTCTGCGGGGGGCGGCATCGCCGGCGTGGAGTGTCTTCCCGATGGAAGAAGAGGAGCTAAAGAAGAAATAGAGGAGGGGCAGTCACCAAAATTTCTAGCCCTTCCCAAAGACTAGCATCTGTTCACACGACTATGACATCTCtatctattaaaaatatttatatattgtttATGTTAATTAATGGACATAAATGTTTAATAACaattaataataaatatgttttaacatattttttaagtagtgtagCTATAACATAAATGGATTTATATATCTTGATTTGTCATTAAGAATATCATCGTAACAACAaataatttatcatatattacCGCGACCATTACCTCCtacaatatttaaatatttaaatgtgTCAATTGTAGTAGCAATGTAAAAGGCCACATTTCTTATACGTTGCAATTCTGTCATCACCAGTTGAGAAGAATCTATACGATATTTTTATCGTAAAACTTATAATCATATGATTTAAATCAACTTTGCAAAATTTATTATATCGTCCATgtcacatgtttttttaattggcaaaatttgctacaggacactcaaaaaacACGTAATTAGCTGAGGAACATCGAGAAAACGTGGAACTGCCCTAGAACACTAcaaaatttgtgaaatttatCGTAGGATACCAAGctcattattttatcatttcccGGCTGAAAGTGACGTGTACTTTTTCAAAATGCCCAGATTGCCCCCACATCCCAATCTATACCGACGCGCGGTCCGGTCGAACCAAACTCGGTCACACGGACACACGGTTGGATGGAGGAGCAATTTCGCAATCAAGAACCTGGTTGCGGCTTCATCGCCGGCCGCGACGCACTGCTCTCGCCGCTGGGGAGGCCCATCTCCACGTCGCAGTTGGcctgcaccggcgccggcgggggcgtCGCGCCGCTGCAGCCCAGCAACCGCCGCAGGGCCGCTATCCTCACCGCTTCCACGATGACGGCGACTTCAGCGATGGGTCCCGCCGACGGCTGCGGCGGGACGGCCGGTAGTTGATGATGATGCCGCGACGGCGCCGTCTGTCCTAGCGGATCACCAGCTCCTGCCGGTGCATCATCGTCTCCTTCTCCCCCGTGTGTTGTAGGCAGATCTCgtgctccgtcgtcgtcgtcgtcgccgccagaGCCGGTAGCCTGCTCGTCCCGCCGCCAGAGACGACGGTCACCGTCGCCATGGGAGTCGGCATGCCGATGTTGCGCTCGAGGCCGGTGGTGTAGTCGGTGAAGGAGTAGACGAGGTAGGCggctgtcacaccctgaagttcctttcccaagcctaaattgaatttataaatgacctcaagaaaataccggtgtaaaagcaagagcgaaaccctaataaattaatgcaaataataatcggaattggcatgtggaatttttcttgagttctacatgtcgaaatgtgctaacaagatttttagtggaattttcagagctctagaaataattttaaccaattaaaattgagcacaagtaatatttaatcccaggaaattcatttccttccttttctttttccttttccctcctttttcttttttcgaatgggccgccggcccattctcttcctctccccctccccgctgggctggccgaaggccaaggcccagcagccggccgcctccttcctcctcccttcgggtcaccgataggtggggcccacctgtcgggcctgtctcccacctccagccggcgccgccgcatcccgcaaccgccgccccgCTCGCTCCCGCGTCTCCCGGGCCAcgtcgcccacgccgccgcccgcgcccgccttctccgcgcccactccctctctctcccgcccacgcccgcgctcgagacggctgggattcaatttttgaatcccgcctctctctcctccccacctctccccACTCCGCCGGCGAAATCGCGGTCACCCCGGCCACGATCGACCCTCGTGAGCCTATATAAAGCACCCtcattccctcctctctctttttcgtttTGCAATCGCCCGCTCCCGTGCACTCCACAGCCCTAGCGCCATCGCCCTAATttctgtcgccgccgccatcgctccgGCCGCCCCTAGCCATCGCTAGCCGCTGCGCCGTCGACGCTGTCGCGTTCGCCGTCGTGCGGGCCCCCCCGTCCACCCAACTCCCGTCGGATTCCGCCGCCGGAACCCACTCCGCACcgtgcgccggtgagcaccgccatggccgccgccttcggccggcgtcctcgccctcttccctcttcctctccctctctaaccCCTTTCATCGTGTTCGCTAGGTGGTTTCGGAGCTCGTCCCGCTGCCGTCATCGccctccgtcgctcgccgtcgtcaaCCGCCGTCGGTGAgacacctcctccccttcctctctctcccgcgccgccgcctagccgcttAGCCGCCGCTAGCCCCGTCCGTGTCACCGCgatgccgccgccctccgccgccggccggtcgtcgccagtcgccgccgctgcgtcgAGCCGTGCTGCCGCGTGCCATGGGTGCCGGGCCGGTTTGAGCCGTGCCCATGCGCGCCGGCCgcgagccgcctccgccgtccgatctaccgGGCAGTAGATCGGGGCCATCCAATCCTgccgcccgcgtggctgccacatggccgccacgtgtgcgccacgtcggcgccacatgtgcaccacgtggtgcgccgcccCTTTCCCGGTCCGTGGACTCAGTCCACCGTGGACAGCCACCCGattcactgccatgtggggcccgcatgtcggcgccgccctctctctccctgggattttaattattgcgcaataaatcaattaaggatttttctgtttatagtaaaaacgcagtgaatcttctaaaattcatatctaattcatccgagctccgtttatgCCCaatcaagtctcagtaaatcaataaaaatgcatagaatccattaaaaatagttttgttctctgtttcagtaggcttatggcctgtttgtattgtttgctttgtatgtcgcttagattccggctctcccgacgttccggtgtactttgaaatagtcgtcgaggttcctccagcagcagagcaaggcaagtcatgcttgtcacttgaacatgttgatcctatattgcaaatgctctatcgtTGTCCTTTAAGTACTGCATCATTTTATAATGTTACTGCTCTATCGTTTTTCACTTGAACATGTTTTCCTTTAAGTACGGGCCGGTGAGAACGACACCACCTTCAGCCACATGTGCGCCGTGATGAGGGGAATGGACAGGATGCACTCTGACCTGCACAAGGCATCCAAGGCCTTGAATGATGGGAAGCTTGTGAGGATCATAGCTCTGAAGGATGAGATAGCACGCTTGAAGAAGGAGAACGCTCAGTTGAAGGGTCTCCCAGCGCCAGGAGGAGTCTAGATCCGCACCACGCCTCGCAAGTCAACGAATGCACCCGTGCGCATTcagcttgcgcccaggaaccCACCTCCTCCCGCAGCTCCTCCAGCACCTCCCGCAGTTCCCGCAGTGCccgcagctccagctccagtcCCGGCTCCCGTTCCAGTGTCATGTCAGCTCCCGCGTCTGCTCTCTCCTTCGCTCCAGCGTCAGCCGCCAGGGGTCCAGCCAGTGGCAACAGAGGTTGGTTGCCTGCTACTCCCAGTGGCAGCCGCAACCACAGTAGCAGTAGTTCCAGTGGCTCAGAGCCGGGCAGCGGCGAGACGTATCTGTCAGACTCCAGGAGCCGCTCAGAGGGACCTGGCGACGAGCAGGAGGACaccttcgactccaccgaccgcaggagccgttccgagcattaggctcgTTTTCCCTTAGTTTATCGACTGCTTAGTAATTGTCCgttagtttgtgtgtttaggCTTGTTCGCTTGTGGGTCAGTCGACGGTCGACATCATGTGCCTATGATGTGGCTGTCTTAATAAGGATTTGTTTGCtgttttaagtgttttaatttagatcagaacaattgcagtttaaattcctatataataaagcttagttcctaagcatctgtttttcttcttttccatcCCCTCCGTCTGCTCTCCCTTCAGATGGTCAACACCAGGAATGGCAGCCGTGCAGCAAGTGAGGGCAGCAACGGCAAAGAATGCACCGACGGTGGATATCCCAACAGCGTCTCTGGCAACGGTCCGCCACCGCTCCCCGAGAACCTGACTCTTGCACAAGTGATGGCCcatcagactcagatgatggcggccatgatgcaacagatgcagcagcagcaccagcagatgcaccagaggatgtagcagcaagccgagcagcagcagcagcagtttggtccccctccccctcagtccAAGCTGCCGGAGTTTCTATGCGTCAGGCCACCCACCTTCTCTagcaccaccaaccccatggaggcaaatgactggctccatgccatagagaagaagctcaATCTTCTGCAGTGCAACAATCAGGAGAAGGTCGCCTTCGCCACACACCAGCTCCAGGGTCCCgcgtcagcttggtgggacaacCACATGGCTACCCGCCCGCCAGGCACAGAAGTTACTTGGGCAGAGTTCTGTCGCAGCTTCCGGAAGGCGCAAGTGCCAGACGAggtcgtggcacaaaagaagagagaattccgGGCACTCCATCAGGGCAACAGGACAGTAACCGAGTATCTGCATCAGTTCAATCGCCTAGCGTGATATGCACCGGAGGATGTCTGCACTGACGcagagaagcaggagaagttcctaGCAGGCCTGGATGACGAGCTGACCAACCAGTTGATCTCCGGGGATTACGCTGACTTCGAGAAGCTGGTAGACAAGGCAATCCGTCAGGAGGATCAGCGCAACAAAATGGACAGGAAGAGAAAGGCAGCGCAGTTCCGGTTCAACCAAGGAAGTCACCAGCGACCGCGCTTCACTCCCggacagcagggtggacctaccaccatGATTGTCCGCCAGCATCGCCCTTTCAACTCAAGCAGCTTCCACCAGGGCGCCAGTGGCAGCCAGAACCACCCGGGAGGTCAGCCCAACCGCAGTGCAGCTCCGCGCCCACCAATGGCCACAGCACAGGCAGCTCCATCAGTCcaagccaagaaggagactGGAGCAAAGCCAGGGTCCTGCTTGAACTGTGGCGAGCATGGCCACTTTGCTGACAAGTGCCCGAAGCCAAGGCGTGCCGAGCCAAGGTTTGCCCAAGCTCGTGTCAACCACGCATCCGTAGAAGAGGCgcaagcagcaccagaggtcgtactgggtaTGTTTCCTGTCAACTCAATTTCTGCAAAAGTACTTTTAGATTCTGGTGCGACGCATTCAttcatttcaaagaagtttgtTGGGGTACATGGGTTAATAAGAGAAGAACTTAGTACACCAATGCGGGTTCATACCCCTGGGAATAGCTCCACCTCGGTTCAATTCAGCCCTTCTGTAACAATAGAAAtccaaagatcaccatttctagccaacctcatccttctcgaatccaaagacctagatgtcattcttgggatggattggctgaccaagttcaagggtgtcattgattgtgcgaatcgcaCGGTCACCTTGACCAATGAGAAAGGGGAAACAGTGGTGTACAAGTCACCAGTCGCACTGAAGCAGGGAATCTCCTTAaatcagattgaggtggaaaATCCGGTGGTCACTGAGGAGAAGAGttcgaggaaattggaagatACTCCACAGTCTGTGAGTATATAGAGGTGTTCCCTAAggacctcactaccatgccacccaagagagagtttgaattccggattgatttggcaccggggactgctccaatttacaagagaccgtacagaatggcagccaacgagctagcagaggtcaagaagcaggttgatgagcaattgcagaaagggtacatttgaccaagtacttcaccttggggtgctccggtcatttttgtggagaagaaggacaagacgaagagaatgtgcgtcgattatcgcgcactcaatgaggtcaccATCAAGAACAAATACCCTTTGCCGCGGATTGATGATCTGTTTGATCAGCTGAAAGGAGCTAGGGTGTTTTCCAAAATAGACCTGTGATCAGGCTACCATCAGTTGAGgattcgggaagaggatattcccaagacagccttcaccactcggtatgggttgtatgagtgcatggttatgtcttttggacttaccaatgcacctgcattcttcatgaacctgATGAACAAAAAGTTCATGgaattttaatgcacattctgcttggaattctattcgggaatttctgggcgtgacagcggCGTAGGTCGTCGCTGGAGAGAGGAGCGAGAGCTGCAGCTTGCCGATGATCTCCAGCCAGCACACATCCAAGAGCTCTGCCACCTCAGGAAcctgatgacgacgacgactccggcAATGGGTCCCGCCGACGGCTGCACATGGCGGActccccggcggcgagctccatgATGCCATCCGCTGAGTGGTGTGTGGCAACTGAGTTTGGGACGCGCGGCAATCTAGGCATTTTGAAAAAATACTCGCCACTTTCAGCtggaaaatgataaaataatgagCTCAATGTCCTACGgcaaatttcacaaattttATAGTGTCCTGGGGCAGTTCCACATTTTCTCGGTGTCCCTAAGCTAGTTACGCGTTTTTTGGGTATCCTATAGCACATTTTGCCTTTTTAATTTTAAGTTGTAGTGaattactattcatattttcCCGGATACTTGTTGTTGTTGATACAATATAATTACTATTGAATACTCAGCGGTGATTATTTTATAAGGATGATTCTGAAGATATTTTTTCACTCATATCTTTGTTAATTGGTACCACACATTTTATTGGATGTGCAAAATGAGAaagctcattagcacatgattaattattatttttatattacacGACAGACGTACACGCGCATGCACACACCATCTATTGAAAGTCCACCTATATGTGCATAATATTTGTGGGCACATGGACTTTGAATCCCGGTCACCAACACACCACTAGTGCTTCCCCGATTAATTACGTACTCCCCGATTAattacgtactccctctgttacaaaatataaggatttttataatagtgccaagtcaaatatttttaactttgactattaataataaaaaataaaaaaaaatatcaataatgtaaaattgatgttactaagATTTAcgattaaacaaactatcataacatgcaactatttttatttaaaacattttacttttatagatattattggttaaagtagcatctcgaaaaTCATGTCAAAGtgaaaaatacttatattctgggacgagggagtattaaatattataaattttaaaaatggattcattcgttttttaaaaaaaacttttatatagaaattattttaaaaaaactttaaaaaaacgTGCTACCGTAAAACGAGAAACTTGAAATTTAGAGTTGAATAAAGTCTCGAgtcaaaaaagagagaaggaaaagagaagTTGTATCGtcgtggatcgatcgatcgaaaccGTGTGCTACAACAGCCCGCAGGCAAGCGAAGGCCCACAGGCCCACCTTGAGAACCAGAACCAGAAGAAGAACCCGTCCACTTCCATTCCACGCACGCGCACTTCACGTGACGAGACCATCGCCACCCCCCTCCGCCATccttcccaccgccgccgccaacgccgacgccgcccgacGACCGAGCCAACGCGACCAGCCAGCCGCCCATGCctgcccgcgcggcggcgctctcCTGCCGCGGAGTCTCCCCGCACccccgcgcccactccctcctccctggccgccgccgccgccccgtcctCCCCTTCGCCGGTAAGCCTCATCCTCGAGGTTCCTCTCTTCTCACTCGCGCCCCGCCTGCCGCAAGGCTAGCCCTAGCGCTCTGTGAGGATTGATTCGTCATGCCGTATCGTCGTGGGGGGAAcagatgaggcggcggcggcgcccctacGTGTCAGCTCCGTGCCCCATTCTCGGGCttacggctgcggcggcggcggttacTTCGTGCATCTCGAAGACCGCGATGACGGAGAGGCGTCTCGGTTGCTGCGTGCCCTTCGGCGAGTCCTTCCCGATCACCAGGTACGGCCATTTAGGCTTCGATTTTGGATTGCTGCGAAAACAAGCCAGACTGGGTCAACAATCCAATCCAACCGTGGAATCGGTTTGAGATTTAGCATGACGCGTGAATTGAGCCTTTCATTTGTGAGGTGACATGACATGATAATTGACAACCCCGTTGATGCCGTACACGCAGTGAGATAAAGCCTGTAATTGGAAGGCATTTGTAACTTGATTGTTGCTCGGCGGATTACATTATCCTTTTGCCACATAAAGGCCTGATAATAGTTTGTAGATTGTGATTAGAGCAGGATAAATATTACTTTTCGTGTGTACGACTTTAGGTCCGATAAGCTTATTACAATGTTATCTTTGGGGGCGGGTTACCACTTACCAGTGACCAAAAACTTTGTGGGAGATCAATCATATTATTGTTTTGTTCATAATGTATATCCTTCACATATGAGAATGCTTCTTTCTTTCCCCTTCTACTACGTTCTGCAACTTTTTGCTCTTTATTTTTGACCTGTTTGTGAAAATTGTTGCTGCAGAAATGGGCACAACCTGACCTTCTGAAAGCTGCTGTTATTTCAACCATGTCAATACTTGCTGTGCCTCTTGAGGCATCGGCATCAGCGGAGACATGTCAGCCAGCTAATTCTATGGCCAATATGCCCATTTTTATTGCTGTGGCTCTAATAGGTGCTGCTGTTGGTGGTAAGATATGCAAACCTGTGTACTTGCAAGCTCAACTGGATTTATATAATTTTGATGAAGCGAACCACATTTTATTTTGCTTTCCCTATGTGATTTGCAGGATTACTAGCACGGCAAAGAAAGGAGGAATTAAAGCGACTGAACACTCAACTTCGCCAAATTAACACGGCACTTAGAAGACAGGCGCAGATTGAGTCATTTGCTCCTGGCCTTACTTACGCGCCAGTTGGCAGAGCAACAGAAACTGAAGTTATTGTAGATCCCAGGAAGCAACAACTGACAGTAAATTTGAGAAACGGGAAGACATTTATGAGGAATCAAGATCTTGATATGGCAGTAAAGGAATTCAGGGCAGCTCTGGAGCTCGCAAAGAGCATAGGAGATCGCTTTGAGGAGAAGAAAGCTGCTCGTGGATTAGGTTCGTTTCTTTCTAATAATAACCATCATATAGTTATTTCTTCACTGTCATAATAGAAAGTACATAATGTGATGTTTTACCGTACTGTTCGAAAAATTAGCTACAAACAAGAAAGACAGGTAGGCTCTGGGTCTTATAGTTAGGCTATATAATCACTAAAAAGTGTTTATCGAATTGAATTGTGTTATTGGTGTCATATCAACCATTAAGCACCAAGCCTTTGCAAAACTGGGGAACCCACCCAAGAAGCAGGTCCATCTATGTTTCATTTTACTGTGGTTCCCTAGTTGAGCAGAAACCTTTGCTTCACAAATATTATGGGAATTTTTATCTGCATATGTGTTTACTTTAGAATATTTACGTTTTCATATATCAGGAATTACTTTAGATAACAATAACGTTGAAATGTAGAAGACTTATTCACTGGCTAGAGTGGATTTATCTTACTGTAATGTGCAACACAAGTTTGATTTTCTTTGAAGCTTTGATTGAGTAGTCTCCTTTGGAGAGTCATGTGCTCTTTTCAAGCTGCTTTGGTTTATGGTGCTACTTTCCACTTCTGTGAAACTCAATTATAGCGAACACAGTTCAAAAGGTTCATCGAGTTTCAAGCTTAAGAAGCAATCACTGTCAGATAGAAAGCAAttatattatttgagttttcaACTGTGATTTgagtttttccttttgttttgcaTTAGGTGCATCGCTACAAAGATTGGGCAAATACAGAGAAGCAATGAACTGCTACTATAAAGTCCTGGAGCTTTCCAAGGAAACGGGCGAGGATTCCGGGTGCACCGAGGCCTACGGCGCCATAGCTGACTGCTACACGGAGCTTGGGGATCTAGAGCGAGCGGCGAAGTTGTATGACAAGTACATATCAAGGTTGCAGCCCGGCGGTGGTGAGTAAACGCTTGGGCTTTCCTGACCCAAACGATTTGGTTTCTTCCTGTT
This region includes:
- the LOC127761489 gene encoding protein FLUORESCENT IN BLUE LIGHT, chloroplastic-like is translated as MPARAAALSCRGVSPHPRAHSLLPGRRRRPVLPFADEAAAAPLRVSSVPHSRAYGCGGGGYFVHLEDRDDGEASRLLRALRRVLPDHQKWAQPDLLKAAVISTMSILAVPLEASASAETCQPANSMANMPIFIAVALIGAAVGGLLARQRKEELKRLNTQLRQINTALRRQAQIESFAPGLTYAPVGRATETEVIVDPRKQQLTVNLRNGKTFMRNQDLDMAVKEFRAALELAKSIGDRFEEKKAARGLGASLQRLGKYREAMNCYYKVLELSKETGEDSGCTEAYGAIADCYTELGDLERAAKLYDKYISRLQPGGGE